In Hasllibacter sp. MH4015, the following proteins share a genomic window:
- a CDS encoding FAD-binding oxidoreductase: protein MSATIPQFRPDGAPIPKSPLPDAVDLAVIGGGVIGVTTAFFAARAGLRVVVLEKGRVAGEQSSRNWGWIRVQGRDIAEVPIALEAQELWQDLDAEAGGKLGTRQIGVTYLARDEGDMASYQRWIDRARAHGVSSVMLDQAQMQDRLGHPDGPWIGALHTPTDMKAEPWVAVPELARMAEAEGAVVMEGCAVRTLDREGGRVTGVVTELGRVRAEQVVLAGGAWSSLFLRRHGVDIPQLSVRSTALATGPLPQVLNTACVDDRMAMRPRDDGGYTLAPAAFGELFLGPDTLRHLRRYLPLALTGEFDVHLRPPAPRGYPDAFSTPRHWRADEQSPFERMRVLNPSPNAEKVAEVKRRFAQAYPKVGSVPQQIAWAGMIDVLPDVVPVVDHVAACPGLIVATGMCGHGFGIGPAFGRILADMVQGRDPGHDLSRFAMARFSDGSRLRPGPNI from the coding sequence ATGAGCGCCACGATCCCGCAATTCCGCCCCGACGGCGCCCCGATCCCGAAATCGCCTTTGCCCGACGCGGTCGACCTGGCGGTGATCGGCGGGGGCGTGATCGGCGTGACGACGGCGTTTTTTGCCGCGCGGGCCGGGTTGCGGGTCGTCGTATTGGAAAAGGGCCGCGTCGCGGGCGAGCAATCGTCACGCAACTGGGGCTGGATCAGGGTGCAGGGCCGCGACATCGCGGAGGTGCCGATCGCGCTTGAGGCGCAGGAGCTGTGGCAAGACCTGGATGCGGAGGCGGGCGGCAAGCTCGGTACACGGCAGATCGGCGTCACGTATCTTGCCCGCGATGAAGGCGACATGGCCTCCTACCAGCGGTGGATCGACCGGGCGCGCGCCCACGGCGTATCTTCCGTGATGCTGGACCAGGCGCAGATGCAGGACCGTCTGGGCCACCCGGACGGTCCTTGGATCGGCGCCCTGCACACCCCCACCGACATGAAGGCGGAGCCGTGGGTTGCGGTCCCCGAACTGGCGCGGATGGCGGAAGCCGAAGGCGCGGTGGTGATGGAAGGCTGTGCGGTGCGCACGCTTGACCGCGAAGGGGGAAGGGTGACGGGCGTGGTCACGGAACTGGGCCGGGTGCGGGCCGAACAGGTGGTGCTGGCGGGCGGCGCGTGGTCGTCGCTGTTCCTGCGGCGGCATGGCGTGGACATCCCGCAACTCTCCGTCCGTTCCACGGCACTGGCCACCGGGCCGCTGCCGCAAGTCCTCAACACCGCCTGCGTCGACGATCGCATGGCGATGCGCCCGCGTGACGATGGCGGCTACACGCTGGCGCCCGCCGCCTTCGGGGAATTGTTCCTTGGCCCCGACACGTTGCGCCATCTGCGCCGCTATCTGCCACTGGCCCTCACCGGGGAATTCGACGTTCATCTGCGCCCGCCCGCCCCGCGCGGCTACCCCGATGCGTTTTCCACCCCGCGCCATTGGCGGGCGGACGAACAAAGTCCATTCGAGCGGATGCGCGTCCTCAACCCCAGCCCCAACGCGGAGAAAGTGGCGGAGGTGAAGCGCCGTTTCGCGCAGGCGTACCCTAAGGTCGGATCGGTCCCGCAGCAGATCGCGTGGGCCGGAATGATCGACGTGCTGCCGGATGTGGTGCCGGTGGTGGACCATGTGGCGGCGTGCCCCGGCCTGATCGTGGCGACCGGCATGTGCGGCCACGGGTTCGGCATCGGCCCCGCCTTCGGGCGTATCCTTGCCGACATGGTGCAGGGCCGCGATCCGGGTCACGACCTGAGCCGGTTTGCCATGGCGCGGTTTTCGGACGGCAGCCGCCTAAGACCGGGTCCGAATATTTGA